One SAR202 cluster bacterium genomic region harbors:
- a CDS encoding cysteine synthase produces MPYKTLIDTIGNTPLVELRNMNPGNGVRIFAKLEGQNPTGSLKDRIAKNMIENAEREGKLNPHVTILEPTSGNTGISLAFVAKLKGYRVKVVMPDNVSPERTQLLRAYGADIVYSPGKYGSNGAIAMAQEMMARSTNGDYVMLYQYGNQANPGAHYDTTADEIIRDLPDVDVFVAGLGTGGTLMGVGRRLKEYRKDIKVIAVAPEPDEAIQGLRDLEEGFIPPILDLSLLDARIMGKSRDAFRGVRELMRQEGIFAGISSGAVVWAAMKTAERMHKGNIVCLLADGGWKYLSTGLWTKDAEEMEKEARGKVWW; encoded by the coding sequence ATGCCCTATAAGACCCTGATAGACACCATCGGCAATACCCCCCTGGTGGAGCTCCGAAACATGAACCCGGGTAACGGGGTGCGCATCTTTGCCAAGCTGGAGGGCCAGAACCCCACCGGCAGCCTCAAAGACCGCATCGCCAAAAACATGATTGAAAACGCTGAGCGGGAGGGCAAGCTCAACCCCCACGTCACCATTCTGGAGCCCACCAGCGGCAACACCGGCATCTCCCTGGCCTTCGTCGCCAAACTCAAGGGCTACAGGGTCAAAGTCGTCATGCCCGACAACGTCAGCCCCGAGCGCACCCAGCTTCTCCGCGCCTACGGCGCCGACATCGTCTACTCCCCCGGCAAGTACGGCTCCAACGGCGCCATCGCTATGGCCCAGGAGATGATGGCCCGTAGTACCAACGGCGACTACGTCATGCTCTACCAGTACGGCAACCAGGCCAACCCGGGTGCCCACTATGACACCACCGCCGACGAAATCATTCGCGACCTGCCGGACGTGGACGTCTTCGTCGCCGGCCTCGGCACCGGCGGCACCCTCATGGGCGTCGGCCGGCGACTTAAAGAGTATCGCAAGGATATCAAGGTCATCGCCGTCGCCCCCGAGCCTGACGAGGCTATCCAGGGCCTTCGAGACCTGGAGGAAGGCTTCATTCCCCCCATCTTGGATCTCTCATTGCTCGATGCCCGTATCATGGGCAAGTCCCGCGACGCCTTTCGCGGCGTCCGCGAGCTTATGCGCCAGGAAGGCATCTTCGCCGGCATCTCCTCCGGCGCCGTCGTCTGGGCCGCTATGAAGACCGCCGAGCGTATGCATAAAGGCAACATCGTCTGCCTCCTCGCCGACGGCGGCTGGAAATACCTCTCCACCGGCCTCTGGACCAAAGACGCTGAAGAAATGGAAAAAGAGGCCCGCGGCAAAGTCTGGTGGTAG
- a CDS encoding YlxR family protein yields MVRLVRALPGAAEIDLKGKKSGRGAYLCLQRECWHKGLKKGGLERALRTQISSENKESLMTQYTEQLAAAGKEAT; encoded by the coding sequence ATGGTGCGGCTTGTCCGCGCCCTCCCAGGCGCTGCTGAAATTGATCTGAAAGGAAAAAAGTCCGGTCGGGGCGCTTATCTCTGCCTCCAGCGGGAATGCTGGCACAAAGGCCTCAAGAAGGGAGGCCTGGAACGCGCCCTTCGGACCCAAATATCGTCAGAGAACAAAGAATCTCTGATGACTCAATACACGGAGCAGCTTGCCGCTGCTGGAAAAGAGGCCACATGA
- a CDS encoding DUF4160 domain-containing protein: protein MPTVVIEGQLKFIINTRENAFEPPHVHVWIGNEDLCRIELNGGSYMEDPPPGMSRDIRFAYKKHSEAIRNAWDIIRKR from the coding sequence ATGCCTACAGTAGTCATTGAGGGACAATTAAAGTTCATTATCAACACTAGAGAGAATGCTTTCGAACCACCCCATGTCCACGTATGGATCGGAAATGAGGACCTTTGCCGCATCGAACTAAACGGTGGTTCCTACATGGAAGATCCGCCGCCTGGTATGTCTAGGGACATCCGGTTCGCCTATAAAAAGCATTCAGAAGCCATCAGGAACGCCTGGGACATTATTCGTAAGAGATGA
- a CDS encoding Rrf2 family transcriptional regulator, with protein MRIPMKVDYGVRALVELAQRGQGHSMQTSEIAQRQGIPEAYLDQVLTTLHKAGFILSRRGPQGGHTLASNPSQITLAMVMNGLEGRAPLLDCFLEPDECKLSTACAQREVWRSFEEAVQQLLSSTTIADMAARQLELVAGKAALNV; from the coding sequence ATGCGAATCCCCATGAAAGTTGACTACGGCGTCCGTGCTTTGGTGGAACTCGCCCAGCGGGGTCAGGGCCACTCCATGCAGACCTCTGAAATCGCCCAGCGACAGGGCATCCCGGAAGCCTACCTGGACCAGGTCCTCACCACCCTACACAAGGCCGGCTTCATCCTCAGCCGCCGCGGCCCCCAGGGCGGCCACACCCTCGCCTCCAACCCCTCCCAGATCACCCTTGCCATGGTCATGAACGGCCTGGAAGGCCGCGCCCCTCTGCTGGACTGTTTTTTGGAGCCGGACGAATGTAAACTCTCCACCGCTTGTGCCCAGAGAGAGGTCTGGAGGTCCTTTGAAGAAGCCGTGCAGCAGCTCCTCAGCTCCACCACCATCGCTGACATGGCCGCAAGGCAGCTGGAACTAGTAGCCGGAAAGGCTGCCCTTAACGTATAG
- the infB gene encoding translation initiation factor IF-2, with protein sequence MLAQRPQEGRPGTRPSDPNIVREQRISDDSIHGAACRCWKRGHMTTKKRAPTLDNGAAAPAAPKKLVAKKPAPKELVLPSTLTVKQLGDLMKVSPVEVIKQLMRNGVMAGINQVVDFDLAATVTGGFGFKARKEEKAVSAIASVLADLERKDEAALQLRSPVVTILGHVDHGKTTLLDTIRNSRVAAGEVGGITQHIGAYQVDYKEQKITFLDTPGHEAFTAIRARGASVTDIAVLVVAADDGVMPQTIEAMNHAKAANLPIIVAINKMDKPEANPEKVKRQLLEHGLVIEELGGEVIAVPLSAKKGTGIDDLLENILVVSEIAELKANFDRPATGVVIEAKLDRNKGPVATVLVQNGTLKIGDIVVAGTVTGKVKALSNDLGRRVKDAVPGAPVEILGYSALPQAGDKFYVVSEEKMARDVVDENTQRKDEEQTLARAMTLEGVVTRFTAGEIKELNLILKADAQGSLEAVRGALERLDSPTVRINILHAAAGGVTESDVLLASASKAVILGFSTTVETGAERAAEREAVQIRSYNIIYQLIEDVGKALKGILEPTERDVVLGHATVRAVFSAGKVGKAAGCMVTDGKLIRGAAARVIRGGKIIHEGNIDTLRRFKDNVNEVATGFECGVGISGFGDYREGDILEVHRKERTQA encoded by the coding sequence ATGCTGGCACAAAGGCCTCAAGAAGGGAGGCCTGGAACGCGCCCTTCGGACCCAAATATCGTCAGAGAACAAAGAATCTCTGATGACTCAATACACGGAGCAGCTTGCCGCTGCTGGAAAAGAGGCCACATGACTACAAAAAAACGCGCTCCAACCTTGGATAACGGGGCCGCCGCTCCCGCCGCCCCCAAAAAGCTCGTCGCCAAAAAACCAGCTCCCAAAGAGCTGGTCCTCCCCTCTACGCTCACCGTCAAGCAGCTAGGCGACCTCATGAAGGTCAGCCCTGTGGAAGTCATCAAGCAGCTTATGCGCAACGGCGTCATGGCCGGCATTAACCAGGTCGTCGACTTCGACCTCGCCGCCACCGTCACCGGCGGCTTCGGCTTCAAGGCCCGCAAAGAGGAAAAGGCCGTCAGCGCCATCGCCAGTGTCCTCGCCGACCTGGAGCGAAAGGACGAGGCCGCCCTCCAGCTCCGCAGCCCCGTCGTCACCATCCTCGGCCACGTCGACCACGGCAAGACCACCCTCCTGGACACCATCCGCAACAGCCGCGTCGCCGCCGGCGAGGTGGGCGGCATCACCCAGCACATCGGCGCCTATCAGGTCGACTACAAAGAGCAGAAGATCACCTTCCTGGACACCCCGGGCCATGAGGCCTTCACCGCCATCCGCGCCCGCGGCGCCAGCGTTACCGATATCGCTGTCCTCGTCGTCGCCGCTGACGACGGCGTCATGCCCCAGACCATTGAGGCCATGAACCACGCCAAGGCCGCCAACCTCCCCATCATCGTCGCCATCAATAAGATGGACAAGCCTGAAGCCAACCCGGAAAAGGTCAAGCGGCAGCTCCTGGAGCACGGCCTGGTTATCGAAGAGCTAGGCGGCGAAGTCATCGCCGTCCCCCTCTCCGCCAAGAAGGGCACCGGCATTGATGACCTCCTGGAAAATATCCTCGTCGTCTCTGAAATCGCCGAGCTCAAGGCCAACTTCGACCGCCCCGCCACAGGCGTCGTCATCGAGGCCAAGCTGGACCGCAACAAAGGCCCCGTCGCCACCGTCCTCGTCCAGAACGGCACCCTCAAAATCGGAGACATCGTCGTCGCCGGCACCGTCACAGGCAAGGTCAAAGCCCTCTCCAACGACCTGGGACGCCGCGTCAAAGACGCCGTCCCCGGCGCCCCTGTGGAAATCCTCGGCTACAGCGCCCTCCCCCAGGCCGGCGACAAGTTCTATGTTGTGTCGGAAGAGAAGATGGCACGGGACGTGGTCGATGAGAATACCCAGCGCAAGGATGAGGAGCAGACCCTCGCCCGCGCCATGACCCTGGAAGGCGTCGTCACCAGATTCACCGCCGGCGAAATCAAGGAGCTTAACCTTATCCTTAAGGCCGACGCCCAGGGCAGCCTGGAAGCCGTCCGCGGCGCCTTGGAGCGCCTGGACAGCCCCACCGTCCGCATCAACATCCTCCACGCCGCCGCTGGCGGTGTTACCGAGAGCGATGTCCTCCTCGCCAGCGCCTCCAAGGCCGTCATCCTCGGCTTCAGCACCACCGTCGAGACTGGTGCCGAACGCGCCGCTGAGCGCGAGGCCGTCCAGATCCGCTCCTACAACATCATCTACCAGCTGATCGAAGACGTGGGAAAAGCCCTGAAGGGCATCCTGGAGCCCACCGAGCGCGATGTCGTTCTCGGCCATGCTACCGTTCGCGCCGTCTTCAGCGCCGGCAAGGTCGGCAAGGCCGCCGGCTGCATGGTCACTGATGGCAAGCTCATCCGCGGCGCCGCGGCCCGCGTCATCCGGGGCGGCAAAATCATCCATGAAGGTAACATAGATACCCTCCGACGCTTCAAAGATAACGTCAACGAAGTCGCCACTGGCTTCGAGTGCGGCGTCGGCATCTCCGGCTTCGGCGACTACCGTGAGGGCGATATCCTGGAAGTCCACCGCAAGGAGCGCACCCAGGCCTAA
- a CDS encoding helix-turn-helix transcriptional regulator: MSALATHVKNAERMLTFAKADREGIRFVFADGQEGILPFSKISEIGSLANLDSVYLPNPYQLVLHTKSGDSIELPWDYVRPFCDKGYKRQSVQSAKRGREILGTRIRRLREEKNFSQGSLAEKAGIGRITLLRIEKGEHSPRYTTLSSIANSLGVPLAGLLTEDFI; this comes from the coding sequence ATGAGCGCCTTGGCCACTCACGTAAAAAACGCAGAACGCATGCTTACCTTCGCTAAAGCTGACCGAGAGGGAATTAGATTTGTTTTTGCTGATGGTCAAGAGGGTATTTTGCCATTCTCAAAAATCTCAGAAATTGGCTCTCTTGCTAACCTGGATTCCGTTTACCTTCCTAATCCTTACCAGCTAGTGTTGCATACAAAAAGCGGTGATTCTATAGAATTGCCATGGGACTACGTCAGACCCTTCTGCGACAAAGGCTATAAGCGGCAAAGTGTTCAGTCAGCCAAAAGAGGCCGGGAAATCCTCGGGACTCGCATACGTAGGCTGAGAGAAGAGAAGAACTTTTCTCAAGGCTCCTTGGCTGAAAAAGCTGGAATTGGCCGCATAACCCTACTAAGGATTGAAAAAGGCGAGCACTCTCCTCGTTATACCACCCTTTCTAGTATAGCTAATAGCCTTGGTGTTCCCCTTGCTGGTCTACTAACTGAGGACTTTATCTGA
- the moeB gene encoding molybdopterin-synthase adenylyltransferase MoeB gives MTQAQPLTPQQVKRYSRHIIMPQVGSRGQRKLIDSKVLVVGAGGLGGPAALYLALAGVGTIGIIDFDVVDLSNLQRQVLHRNDSVGKRKVLSAQNTLNAYNPEVKIVPHEVWLNSDNAMDIISRYDMVVNGADNFPSRYLVNDACYLLNKPLIDGSILIFDGQATVFMPGKGCYRCLFPSPPPPGLVPNCAEAGVLGALTGLVGSIQATETLKLILGVGETLTSRLLLIDALNMDFREVKLKRNPKCPLCGDKPTVKELIDYEAFCGMPSPASQPSGVTAS, from the coding sequence ATGACTCAGGCCCAGCCCCTAACGCCCCAGCAGGTCAAGCGTTACAGCCGCCATATCATCATGCCCCAGGTCGGCAGCCGCGGGCAGCGCAAGCTCATCGACTCTAAAGTCCTCGTCGTCGGCGCCGGCGGCCTCGGCGGCCCCGCCGCCCTCTACCTAGCCCTCGCCGGCGTCGGCACCATCGGCATTATCGACTTCGACGTCGTCGACCTCTCCAACCTCCAGCGCCAGGTCCTCCACCGCAACGACTCCGTCGGCAAGCGCAAGGTCCTCTCCGCCCAGAACACCCTCAACGCCTACAACCCCGAGGTCAAAATCGTCCCCCACGAGGTCTGGCTCAACTCCGACAACGCTATGGACATCATCTCCCGGTACGACATGGTCGTTAACGGCGCCGACAACTTCCCCTCCCGCTACCTCGTCAACGACGCCTGCTATCTCCTAAACAAGCCCCTCATAGACGGCAGCATCCTCATCTTCGATGGCCAGGCCACTGTCTTCATGCCCGGCAAGGGCTGCTATCGATGCCTCTTCCCCAGCCCGCCCCCTCCAGGCCTCGTCCCCAACTGCGCCGAGGCCGGCGTCCTGGGCGCCCTCACCGGACTCGTCGGCAGCATCCAGGCCACCGAGACCCTCAAGCTCATCCTCGGCGTCGGCGAGACCCTCACCTCCCGGCTCCTCCTCATCGATGCCCTCAACATGGACTTCCGCGAGGTCAAACTCAAGCGCAACCCCAAGTGCCCCCTCTGCGGAGACAAGCCCACCGTCAAAGAGCTTATCGACTACGAGGCCTTCTGCGGCATGCCCTCCCCAGCCAGCCAGCCCAGTGGTGTTACAGCCTCCTAG
- the nusA gene encoding transcription termination/antitermination protein NusA, producing MKSDFLIALTQLAAERHLPKEEVLKAIEAALASAFKKDNWGDGLNVSVKLNPNTGDIRAYVVKTAVEDVQDSKKEIALKEAKTFKRDVKAGDTVEVESLSHQASRIAAQTAKQVVLQRLREAERELVYGEFVKRVDDIISAVVGQMDPAKGITLELDRAEALLTPEEQVITERYRRGQRLKVYVLEVRRNAKGPEIIVSRSHKNLLKRLFELEVPEVYNGIVEIRSIAREAGSRSKVAVVAMQEGVDPVGSCIGMRGNRIQNIVNELQGEKIDVVRWDRDLKRFISNALSPAEVVHVEATEKDKSAVVVVPERQLSLAIGKEGQNARLAAKLTGWHLDIKSMAEWETLKAQIKLDSETAAAVVEERAREEAKTKADAVAEAARAKKTPAPVEEKAEPEKPKVAVPVLEEALAEILAQDKTAPAPEEKVAASASVEEELAALGLEEQETEDAEEAEEEVTEVQEMGEDIWKTPQLTPDAGKIRFAEDILDYDRGGAGRRDKRGGRAPNKKKGGQGNKARPRVGGGR from the coding sequence TTGAAAAGTGACTTCTTAATAGCACTTACGCAGCTAGCTGCGGAACGCCACCTCCCAAAAGAGGAGGTCCTTAAGGCTATTGAGGCCGCTCTGGCCTCCGCCTTCAAAAAGGACAACTGGGGAGATGGCTTAAACGTGTCCGTTAAGCTCAACCCCAACACCGGCGACATCCGCGCCTACGTCGTCAAGACCGCTGTCGAGGATGTCCAGGACTCCAAAAAAGAAATCGCCCTCAAAGAGGCCAAGACCTTCAAACGCGACGTCAAAGCCGGCGACACTGTCGAAGTCGAAAGCCTCTCCCACCAGGCCTCCCGCATCGCCGCCCAGACCGCCAAGCAGGTGGTCCTCCAGCGCCTCCGCGAGGCCGAGCGCGAACTCGTCTACGGCGAGTTCGTTAAGCGCGTCGATGATATTATCTCCGCCGTCGTCGGCCAGATGGACCCCGCCAAGGGCATTACTCTGGAGCTGGACCGCGCCGAAGCCCTCCTCACCCCTGAAGAGCAAGTCATCACTGAGCGCTACCGCCGCGGCCAGCGCCTCAAGGTCTATGTCCTGGAAGTCCGCCGCAACGCCAAGGGTCCGGAGATTATTGTCTCCCGTAGCCACAAAAACCTCCTCAAGCGCCTCTTCGAGTTGGAAGTCCCGGAGGTCTATAACGGCATCGTCGAAATCCGCTCCATCGCCCGCGAGGCCGGCTCCCGCAGCAAAGTCGCCGTCGTCGCTATGCAAGAAGGCGTAGACCCCGTAGGCTCCTGCATCGGCATGCGCGGCAATCGTATCCAGAACATCGTCAACGAGCTCCAGGGCGAGAAAATCGACGTCGTCCGCTGGGACCGCGACCTCAAGCGCTTTATCTCCAACGCCCTCAGCCCTGCGGAAGTCGTCCATGTGGAAGCCACGGAAAAGGACAAGTCCGCCGTCGTGGTAGTCCCTGAGCGCCAGCTTTCCCTCGCCATCGGCAAAGAGGGCCAGAACGCCCGCCTCGCCGCCAAACTCACCGGCTGGCATCTGGATATCAAGAGCATGGCGGAATGGGAGACCCTCAAAGCCCAGATCAAGCTGGACTCTGAGACCGCCGCCGCCGTCGTCGAGGAGCGCGCCCGCGAGGAGGCCAAAACCAAGGCCGACGCCGTGGCTGAAGCCGCCCGCGCCAAGAAAACTCCGGCGCCTGTCGAAGAGAAAGCTGAGCCTGAGAAGCCTAAAGTCGCCGTCCCCGTTCTGGAGGAAGCCCTTGCTGAAATCCTCGCCCAGGACAAGACTGCTCCCGCCCCTGAAGAAAAAGTCGCCGCCTCTGCCAGCGTAGAGGAGGAGCTCGCTGCCCTGGGCCTGGAAGAACAGGAGACCGAGGACGCGGAGGAGGCGGAAGAAGAGGTCACGGAAGTCCAGGAGATGGGCGAAGATATCTGGAAGACGCCTCAGCTCACCCCGGATGCCGGAAAAATCCGCTTCGCCGAAGATATCCTGGATTACGACCGGGGCGGTGCCGGTCGCCGCGACAAGCGGGGAGGCCGCGCTCCCAACAAAAAGAAGGGCGGCCAGGGCAACAAAGCTCGACCCCGCGTCGGCGGTGGCCGATAG